The window ACTGAACATAGACGCCATCCGGCCGGGCATGGTCCTGGCCGCGGATGTGCTTTCGCGTGACGGCAAGGTGCTTTTCGCCTCCGGGTCCGCCCTGGAGCCCTGGCACGTGCAGATCCTGAAGACCCTCGGCATCGCCGACGTGGAGGTCTCCGAGGACCAGTCCGGCCTGCCCTCGCCCGCCGAGGTGCTGGAATACGTGCGCGACTTCTTCCTCTACGTGAACCCGGACCACCCGGCCATGCAGGTGATCTTCGAGATCGCGGCCGAACGGACGGGCGAGCGCACCCGCCGGGGCTGGCGGCTGCCGGACCTGGCCACCCGCCGGGCCAAGAACGTGGAGCACCTGGAGGACGTGTTCGGCCCGGGCCAGTTCACGCCCGAGACCATCGTCAAGCACGAGACCGAGCTGTCCAGCTTCCCGGACATCTACTTCCGGCTCAAGGAGCTGCTGGAATCGCCCTCGGCCTCGGCCAAGCGCATCGCGGACCTCATCGCGGGCGACGTGGGCCTCTCGGCCAAGCTGCTCAAGCTGGTGAACAGCCCGCTCTACTCCCCGGCCCAGCCCGTGGACAGCATCAGCCGGGCCGTGGCCCTGGTGGGCACCAACGAGCTGACCACCCTGGCCCTGGGCATCACGGCCATCAACTACTTCAAGGACATCCCGCCGGAACTCATCGACATGCCGACGTTCTGGCGCCACAGCCTGACCTGCGCCGTGCTGGCCCTGCTCCTGGCCAAGCGCCGGGGCCTGCCGCCCGAGCGCTTCTTCACCGCCGGGCTGCTGCACGACGTGGGG of the Desulfovibrio aminophilus genome contains:
- a CDS encoding HDOD domain-containing protein; the encoded protein is MALKLNIDAIRPGMVLAADVLSRDGKVLFASGSALEPWHVQILKTLGIADVEVSEDQSGLPSPAEVLEYVRDFFLYVNPDHPAMQVIFEIAAERTGERTRRGWRLPDLATRRAKNVEHLEDVFGPGQFTPETIVKHETELSSFPDIYFRLKELLESPSASAKRIADLIAGDVGLSAKLLKLVNSPLYSPAQPVDSISRAVALVGTNELTTLALGITAINYFKDIPPELIDMPTFWRHSLTCAVLALLLAKRRGLPPERFFTAGLLHDVGRLILFKKLPYASTEAMIHARENALPLMEAERILLEFDHTDVSRVLLAEWKFPEQFRDSINHHHDPMDCAQPVDAAIVHLADLMANAVGIADGGMYAVPDLDASAWDLLEMQPTELQALMIEFDAQFEKTLTAFL